From the Hordeum vulgare subsp. vulgare chromosome 1H, MorexV3_pseudomolecules_assembly, whole genome shotgun sequence genome, the window AACTGATGTTGCGGGCACGGGAGAGGCTATTGATGTGGGAGCTGACGATGCTTCATGCAGGCGAAACCCGAACACCACTCTTCCAGAAAAGAATACAGAGAAATGATGGCCAGAGAATAGACCCAAAAACTGAACAACCCGTTAGAAAGTAATCAGGGATCCATTAAAAACCCAAGAAACTGCAACAGTCAAGAGGGGGGAAATGGACCCCATGGTGAAAGAGCAGGGCAGCAAAGCACACATCTCTACTATTTGTAAAGGTGTTCGCCTCCAACCCACCCCCACCCCCGGGCCTACATTAACTGAATCGAATCAAAAGCAAAACCtcaattaaattgaagctttactTGGCTTCCCCCGGGCCTACATTAACTCAATCAAATCAAAAGCAAAACCTCAATTAAAATGAAGATTTACTTGCCTTCCCCTACTCATGCTCAAATAAAATCAAATCTCATCAAAACCCCtcctaaataaataaaaaacaaatcTTACTTTCCCCTATACATACTCAAATCAAATTTTACCAAAACCAAGAATATGATGGGTCTAAGATTTATGTCCAAAAAGATTGACGTTGCTAGTAGTGCATTTATGTGTAAAAGTATTAAATTTGGACATCTTAGTTACTATAATTATTTATTGTTAATCTCTGTAGCTGATTTGCCTCTCTCCCAATGCTCTTGAAAAACAAAAGAGAACATAAGCAGTGAACTATGTTACACACTACACATGACTCATTTGTATTCCATGAGATTTTGCACAAGAAAACTGCCATTGGGGAAATCGCTTTTTTCCATTCTGGTGTGCCTTTAATGTACCGTAAAATAACTCACAGTTTTCAAGGCCATCTACTTATCTACTCTCCAGTTATCATCAATGATGTTCATAAGCTAGTTGTTTGTTAGCAGTCAGCAACCAAGGTTAGAACATGGAGCAAAAGCTGGATCAGATCGGCTAGTCTATCTTTGAGAAGCTCGGCCATCTCTGGGGTACATCACAATCAGTGGCTTTCTGGTAACCTGTGGCAGCCAGAGAGAAGCAAGATCAGTAAACCGGTAGTTTTCATGTGAAACTACATCGCAAAAGAGGAAATTTGGTACAGCAGAATCTCTGATGTAATACAAATGTGGTCAGGGCAAGTTATGCAAAAGCTGAACATCACAAAATGCAAGGTAGATCACGCGAATTGGACTGAAATTTATAGCATGTGATTCCTTTGGGTGTTTTGGTGGGGGCTTGTATTTTTATAGGACATGAAAAAACAGAGGCAATGCCTTATGGCAACAAGCACATACTCATGAATCATGAGGGGTGAAGCCCTGAGAACGGGACAAAACTGATTTAGAAGGAAACGTACCGCCATGGAAACTCAGAGGTATCTATTCCAGATTGATGCAATTGATCGACGTATTGCAGTGCTTCTCGGCACTCTTCCCTATCATCAAAGAACTCCTTCTTATCGCCTTCCATCTGATAAGTATCATTCCCCTTTCCAGTGACAACCTGAAGGATGAACCAAAGCAATCAGGAATAAGGATCAAGATGGACCAACAAGTGGAAGATGGTCAGTAGTAAAAATATAGTACATGTTATCACCTGGAGGGTCAAACCTTCTATCTCACACAATAACATTAATGCAACTCCTTAGTTGTTCGCTAGGACATtaagttctttcttttcttttttgcggaAGACTAGGACATTAAGTTTGCCCCAGATAGTAGTAACACAATAATCTACTTTCAATCTGTCTGATCATGTTCTACATTCGAATTGATTAATACATTTGGGATTAGATATTTGAAATCATTATAGTTGGAATCTGACAAGACACAAGAGCCAAGATCAGCTTCTGTAAGCATTTTTACACAGGATCCTACGCATGGCATGGAGGTTCAAGTGTAgcatatttcaacaatttcttcacATAGGATTATACGGTGACTATGGACAACAGCAAAGCTTTCCTTATAGTGAAGAAAATCATAGAAAACTTACAACAACATCGCCTTGCTCGCCCATTGCAACAGCAGCTCGCACTGCAACTCTTCTAACATCATGTAAGAAGAGCCTGTGACCATTTGGTAGGGGCGGGTAATAATCATTTGCACCATGTTTCAAGTATTCTTCCATGGTCCATCCTACACCAGACAACATATCGTCCAGGATATCCACTGCTCAGAATAGACCAAGAAATGTGTAAAACTTCAGCTCACTCATGTGTTTAATAACATTAGGATCTCATAACCAAATATGCTTAGAACCATACAGGGATCTTCACTTGCTGGATTGTCGGATGTCAACATAACAACATCACTTTTCTCAGCGGCAATCTTTGTCATCATCGGCCTCTTCCCTCTTTCTTTCTCACCGCAACATCCAACAACTACAGACAACAACATACCAGGAGGCTCAGTTTGTAATACCACAACCCGAATAGAGAACATATAGCAGATCGTACAGCAAATTAAGAGTTTGAAACCAATATAACTTTGTGGAGGAAGTGTGTTAATGAGAAGTATGAGAGAAAGTATCATACCAGTGACAATACGCCGTGGGCCTAGTTCCTTTACACTGTCAAGAAGCCTTGACAGAGCCTCCGGTGTCCTCGCATGATCAATGATCACCCCAAAGGCTTGCTCCTCGTCAATTAGCTCACACCGACCTGGGATTGCATCCACCTCTTCAATACCTTTCACTATGTCCTCCAATGGCGCACCCACTGCAACACCAACTGCCACAGTTGCAAGAATATTGTAGATGTTGTCTCTTCCGAGCAATCCAGAGGAAATTTCAAGGATTCCGTGCGGTGTCTGTACCAGAACCTCGGTCTCAAACAGAGAAAGCTGGTACTTGAGAGTGTGCACATCAGCCTTCTTGTTCTCAAATGAATATGTCACCACCGGGACACCATGCCCGCCTTGGGCGGCAAAGAATGGTGCGCTCGGATCATCGATGTTTACCACCTTACGGTGGCGCTCAGGGTCCACCATTCTGGAGAAAAGGGAAGCCATGCTGCTCATGTACCCCTCGTATGTCATGCTAGCCTCCAAATTGCCATGCCTAACATTGGTCAGCACGGCAATATCGTAATCTATCTCACTGTCCACACCTGATGGTAGCATCTCATCAGTGGTCTTCTCCAACACAACCGCTTCAGCGCCATTGTGCAACATCGTTGCCATCAGCTTCTGCACGGCCATTGAATCACCTGATGCAGCAGGCTGCGCATCCAGCTTGTTGGTGCCGAAGGCATATGCTCCGAGAACGCCTACCATGCCGGTCCTGACACCCATGGCCTCGTACATTGCTTTGACGAGGTGGGACGTGGTGGTGACCCCGTCTGTGCCCGTGATGCCAATAACAGCCATGTCCTTGGAGGGCCGTCCGTAGAGGCAGGCAGGGAGCACGCGGAGAGCGGCCGTGATGTCATCGACGATAACCAGAGCGCGACAGGCCAGAGTGCCCTCGATGTCCACGTCCTGGTCGGCCACGACGGCGACGGCACCGCGCTTGTCAGCCTCGGTGAGCCCAGCAAGCCCGCTCTCTCCGACGCACACGAAGAGGTCCCCGGCCGCCACGAGGGTGGCGTCGCTCTGCACCCCCGAGAGCGCGACGTCCTGGTCGCCCGTCACCGCTACCGGGACCAGCTTGCTCTCGTCGAGGAGCTCGGCCAGCGTCATGCGGAAGGCGGGCTGCCGTATCCTGTCCGCCTCCAGGCCGAGCTCCTCCGCCACATCAAAGCCTTCGCCGTCTTCGTCGAGCAGCAAGCCCTCGTCGCCGTACTCCTCCTCGCCCCCCTCGgcttcgtcgtcctcctcgtcggccACGGACGCCACACTGAGGCCCTGCAGCCTCCGAATCTCGTCGAGGTCGATGGCCTCCTCGGGGGACAGCTCGTCGGCGGGGACGTCCACCTCGGGCGGGGGAGGCGGGGTCGGCTTAATGAGCCCGCGCCGCGTGAACTCCTCCCTCTTCTCGGCAATAGCGCGGTCGATCTCGTCGAAGAACTCGTCGTCGGGGTCATAGCTCCCGCCGGCGGGGGGCGGGGGAGGGGACGAGAAGAGCGGGTGGTCGGCGGTGACCTCGGGCTGGTCGGCCTGCTGCCGTTTGCGCGCTCGCTCCACGTGGCGCGCGAGCTGGTCGTACCGGTTGAGGCCGTGGGACGAGTCCTCCGCGGCCTCCGGGGGCTCGTCGTCCGCGGTGGGCGGTCGGAAGCGGCGCCCCGCGGCGAGGCGGAGAGGGGCCCGGCGCGGGGGCGGAGGGGCTAGGGCTCGGGGCGGTGGGCGGGAggtggaggggaaggggaaggcgaGGTGCGGCGCCGTGGCCATGAGAGACGAGAGTGTGTGGGGGTTAGCGTCGCTGGCAACGGGAAAGGTAGGAGGTTTAGGATTGGGGAAGAAGGGGATGAGCCGATGAGGTGCGGTGTTGCTTCGGGCCAGATTGGTGGGCTGACTTTTGAATTTCGTCCGCCCGGCTGAGCCAATAAAATGAAGGAAGCTACTTCCCCTCTAAAAAAAAGAACACTCCCTCCGTTCCAGCACCTTTCAAAATTTAATTTTAACCTTTTTTTCAGAAAACTTATGATCTATTCATCCTTGAGTACAACGAACAGAAAAATTAATAATAATTACATACTGATTCGTACACCATCCCGAAGGCACGCCGTCATTGTCGTCGCTCCCTTACCGAAGTCGGTAAACTTGTTGTAGTAGACAGTTGAAAAGTTATAGTGCTAAGACTTTATAGGACCAAGGCACCAAAACAGCAACCGTCAATGATAAAGAAAAGCATAGATCAAAATTCAACTTGAAGACACACGAACATAGACGATCAAAGACCGGTTTCGAGCATATCCACCAAAGACAACCACCGATCGAATCTCGTGAGATTCCTCGGAGACACACCTCCACACGCCCTCCAACGATACATGCACCACCGAATGAAGGCTAGGCGAGGAGCACCTTATTCTATCTTCATGTAATCGTCGTTATCTCGTCTTTCTGAACAGGACACAAACCTTAACAAAACTCACAAAGACAcctaaaaatgaaaacaaagccCTCTTGTGAGTAAGGGATTCACCATGCCACATGGCCCTAAAGCCACAGAAGACGAGGCAAATCGGCGATGCCACTGATGCAAGGTAGGAACCCTAGCCGTAATTCAGTTTTACTATGATAGTGTCTAAGAGACAAGCATTAAAGAGTGTCTTAAACCAATAGTAATAACATATATAGTGTGACTTAAAAGGTATACcattaaaatatttttttcaataATTCAACGGTATGACTTTTATCATATTTGATTGGTATAATTTATAGTcaaagttgaattttggcatgtgtGCGTGTTTTATTCTTTGGAATGGAAGAAGTAGAAATATTTAGTTAGTCGAATGGACTTTTACTATCTAGTATTAGTTAATTTCCTATCTTACCGCCTAATTTGCAAATGAGGCAATTTTAGCAttgttaaaacataaaaaaatatgtTGTCATAAACATGCTTGAGATAATTAGTTCTCATTCGCTAATAATATATATATTTGTGCATTCATAGTTTATCATTTTATAAGCTACTTATGGGGAAATATATTCTCTTTGTCACGAATTGTGCCTGTTGAGGGCATATGATGCATGGGCATCACCAACACCGTGCATCAAAATGCATGTTGggacaacatggtattaacaattTATGTCATCCAATATTGTGCATCAAACGTTTGCATATCGGTCTACAGTCCAAATTACAAACCGGCGCAAAGCTGGAGGAGGTTTGTGGGCGTTCGAATAACCATTGTGTAAGTGTGCGACACCCAAGGCCCACACTAAAATCCACTTGAGCCCCACTTTTCTCACTTTGTCCCTTCCCCTTGCTTTGTATCAGCGTAGTATGAGACCAACGTCGTCGTTGTACCACCCACTCCACCTAGGTCTTGTCAGACCATCCCTGCTCAATCCGGGTGCCAGCTCCGACTCGCCTATTCATCCCTTCCACCCTGATGGGTCCTGGATTAGGGGTTGCTTGGGCTTGGCATGTCAGTTGTCTGTCCTTTGAGTTGGGCTGAGACCCTGAGGGGGtctgggattaaggggtcctcaggtagTCGGCTTACTACGAAGAGGTCGGCCTGATGGGTTGTGCCTATCATGGGCTGGGCTACGCGATTGTCTCATATTCAAGAAGGAGTACCCCGAAGACTGGCGTGGCGACCAAGTAAAGTAGAGTAGGTCGGTTGCATGTAACCCTAGGCCCTCCCGATGACTATATAAACCGGGGGTCCTCGTCCATGTAGACGGATTATTCCACCTAGGGTTTAGTatacacgatctcgaggtagactcagtaatcatcatccacatcaatataattgaGTACGACGTAGGGCTTTACCTCCTCAAAAGGGCCCGGACCTAGGTAAACATTGTATCCCCCTCTCCTGTAACCCATCTAtctaaggtccacagttcgggaccccctatccaagatctgccggttttgacaccgacattggtgctttcattgagagctccaCTGATTGGATCGCCGGAAGGATCGATAGCGCGCCTAGACATCATTGAAGAGATCATCAGCAAGGATGTCTTCGTCCTCGGACAAATCTTCGCCTTCGGAAGTGTGGTTTTGCACGCCAATCCAGTCGGCCACCTCGGCCTGGTCGAGAACTTTGCCCCCGGTCAGGAAATCAGGTTCGGGAACCTAGAGTTCACGACTGACCCCGGGGAGATCTTGCATTAACAAAATTCTTAGCTCCTCTCGAGGAACTCGCGTCCCCCGACACTTCAGGATCGGAAGCCACATACCTCATCACCGGGACGACCTTTTTCCCCACCCCAGCCTTAGAGCTCGGCGCGGTGAACACGCTGGAGCGCGGCTCGACCGAGAACACTCCGGGAGCGACCTCGAGCGCCATCAGGGGATCGGCGACATGGGTTAAACCCAAACAATTAAGCGGAACGAGCCCCACTGAAATCCCGACGCTACACAGGCTACTCGATCATATACAAGTCAGGGGAATGACGACCGACCAAGTTACGATCTATGACCAGATCGGGCTTAGACCCGACGACAAGGAAATTTACATCGCACCCATTGCGCACCTGACAAAGATCATCGAGTGCCCGGGCACCGGCTCCCCGCACCAATACCTGAGCTGAGGACGGTTTACGTCCCGATAAGCGATCTTCCGAACTCACCCAACAGTCCAGGAGATCTATCTCCCcctgatacgtatccatcgtatctacttttccaaactcttttgcccttgttttggactctaatttgcatgatttgaatggaactaacccggactaacgttgttttcagcagagttgccatggtgttgtttttgcgcagaaataaaagttctcgaaatgacctggaaatttacgaggattttttgtggaatatataaaaaatactcacgcaagaatcaaccggagacatggagcgaggagcccacaagaccacgaggcgcgggcccccctggccgcgcctagcaggcttgtggggccctcagggctctgccgcctccaactccagctctatttagtccctttcgtccggaaaaaaatcaaggagaagagttcatcgcgttttatgatacggaggcgcccccaccacctgttcttcctctggagggcagatctagagtccgttctgggctcccgagaggggagatcgtcaccgtcgtcatcaccaaccttccttcattgccgactccatgatgctcttcaccgttcgtgagtaatctcatcgtaggcttgctaaacggtgatgggttggatgagatctatcatgtaatcgagttagttttgacggggattgatcactagtatcaaatatgttctgagattgatgttgctactactttgccatgcttaatgcttgtcactagggcccgagtgccatgatttcagatctgaacctattatgttctcgttaatatatgtgtgttctttatcctatcttgcaagttgtagtcacctactatgtgttatgacctggcaaccccggagtgacaatagccggaaccacccccagagatgaccatagtatgaggagttcatgtattcactaagtgctaatgctttgttccggttctttactaaaaggagaaccttaatatccggtagtttccattaggaccccgctgccacgggagggatggacaatagatgtcatgcaagttcttttcataagcacgtatgactatatacggaatacatgcctacattacattgacgaactggagctagttacatatctctccgtgttataattattgcatgatgaatgtcatccggcataattatccatcaccgatccaatgcctacgagtttttcctactggtccttgctacgttactttgctgctactgctgtcagtgcTGCTAttattaccgctactgttgtcacttctactgttaccgttgctactgttgctatcacactactttgctactgaaactttgctgcagatactaagtctttcaggtgtggttgaattgacaactcaactgctaatactcgagaatattcttttgcttccccttgtgttgaatcaacaaatttggattgaatactctaccctcaaaaactgttgcggtcccctatacttgtgggttatcaagactagtttctggcgccgttgccggggaggcctagctctattctctgagtcacttgggatttacgtctgttgatcactatgaggaatccgagggatccaaaaactaaagtcttgccctcaactacgaggacaggtaaggaactttcatctagctctgcacttgattcaccttcagttatgagtaagtttgcgacaccacctcctgctagaaattttgatctgtcgcatgtgcttgatgatgctacttctgctatccatgaagcttgtgatgatgctatgcttcatactgctttgccactaggtgcattccttgatgcacaaattgctagagttgctgctgaatgtggtgATACTTCTaagactgctgagattattgaagtagaacatgctatttcacctgttagaactatctctcctagatatgaattgcctgatatacctgagggttatgttatggagggagaggtagctgaggactttcttgcttgtacggatagctatgatcttgagaaattactgcgtaagtggaaagaaaaatctctgaacgctagaatgaaatacgacccgaagtttgctacttcgcctatctttgtgaccgataaggattatgaattctttgtcgatcctgagttaatcactttggtcgaatctgatccttttcatggttatgagtctgaaacggttgtagcacatcttactaagttgcacgatatagccaccctattcacgagtgaggaaaagatccgccactactatatccttaagatgtttcctttctcgctaaaggatgatgctaagacttggttcacttatcttgctcctggttgtgtgcgtaatccccaggatatgatctactacttctctaagaaatattttcctgcccataagaaacaagctgccttgcaggacatatataactttgtgcaagttgaagaagagagtctcccacaagcttgggggaggcttgcccagctactgaatgctttgcctgatcaccctcttgagaagaatgaaatacttgatatattctataatggactaaccgatgcttctagggaccacctagatagttgtgttggttgtgttttcagggaacgaaccgtggaacaagctgagattctattgaataatatcttgtgcaatgagaatgcttggactattctcgaaccacctccaaagccaactccgaagaaaagaggtattctattcctcagtcctgaagatatgcaagaagctaagaaatctatgaaagagaaaggcattaaatctgaagatgtcaaaaatctaccacctatcaaagagatccatggtcttgataacccgacacaggtagttgaggtaaattctcttcgtagattcaatgagagtgatattccttttgataaacctgctagcttatgcctagatgaatttgataactttgttgccaaacgacaaagtttcaatgattatgttagcggacaattggaacataatgctcgtatgcttagtcatttaagtgcttgtgtggacagaaacatcaatggtCTTaaacttttgagtaaacatgcctctatggtcactactcaggtagaacaagtacttaaggctcaaaatg encodes:
- the LOC123438230 gene encoding UDP-N-acetylmuramoyl-L-alanyl-D-glutamate--2,6-diaminopimelate ligase MurE homolog, chloroplastic, whose protein sequence is MATAPHLAFPFPSTSRPPPRALAPPPPRRAPLRLAAGRRFRPPTADDEPPEAAEDSSHGLNRYDQLARHVERARKRQQADQPEVTADHPLFSSPPPPPAGGSYDPDDEFFDEIDRAIAEKREEFTRRGLIKPTPPPPPEVDVPADELSPEEAIDLDEIRRLQGLSVASVADEEDDEAEGGEEEYGDEGLLLDEDGEGFDVAEELGLEADRIRQPAFRMTLAELLDESKLVPVAVTGDQDVALSGVQSDATLVAAGDLFVCVGESGLAGLTEADKRGAVAVVADQDVDIEGTLACRALVIVDDITAALRVLPACLYGRPSKDMAVIGITGTDGVTTTSHLVKAMYEAMGVRTGMVGVLGAYAFGTNKLDAQPAASGDSMAVQKLMATMLHNGAEAVVLEKTTDEMLPSGVDSEIDYDIAVLTNVRHGNLEASMTYEGYMSSMASLFSRMVDPERHRKVVNIDDPSAPFFAAQGGHGVPVVTYSFENKKADVHTLKYQLSLFETEVLVQTPHGILEISSGLLGRDNIYNILATVAVGVAVGAPLEDIVKGIEEVDAIPGRCELIDEEQAFGVIIDHARTPEALSRLLDSVKELGPRRIVTVVGCCGEKERGKRPMMTKIAAEKSDVVMLTSDNPASEDPLDILDDMLSGVGWTMEEYLKHGANDYYPPLPNGHRLFLHDVRRVAVRAAVAMGEQGDVVVVTGKGNDTYQMEGDKKEFFDDREECREALQYVDQLHQSGIDTSEFPWRLPESH